cttaaCCATTTCATTGTCAAATTCCATGGTAAGTGTTCCATTCCAAACATCAATTTTCGTTCGTGCAGTACTCAAGAATGGTCTCCCAAGAATTATGTCAGACGAATTAGCCGAATTGTCATCCTCCATGTCGATAATGTAAAAATCTGCAGGGAAAACTAATTAGTTAACTTTAACAAAGACGTCTTCAAGCAGCCTTTCAGGATAGACGACTGTCCTGTCCGCCAACTGGATTATTACTCCTGTCTCTTTTAAAGGACTCGTGTTAATCAGTttataaatagaataaggcataacattaatggaaGCCCCTAAATCGCACATGGCTTTCTTAATGCCTATATTGCCTATCTCACAAGGAAAAgcaaacataccttggtccttGTATTTGGGTGGAACTTTCTTTTGCAGCACTACAGAGACATTTTCTCCTACATTTACTCTTTCGTTACCTATTAACCTCCTTTTGCTAGTACACAATTCCTTGAGGAATTTTGCATAATGAGGGATCTGTTTGATAGCGTCGAGTAAAGGGATATTTACCTCCACCTTCCTGAATGTCTCGAGGATTTCTTTTTCCTCCTTCTCTTTCTTATCCCTTGCAAGCCTCCCTGGAAAAGGAGGTGGCATCACAACTAGTTTCTAAACTTCTGATTCTGGCCTTGCTGTTGGATCCGAGATCTGCTTTTCCCGTTCCTTTTCTTGCCCATGATTTTTGGCTGGAACTGTTTCTAGAACCTTTCCGCTACGAAGAGTTATTGCACTGACATTCTGCCGAGGGTTCAGCTCTGTTTGAGAAGGTAGTTTACCTTGAGACTCCAAGCGATTAACTGCCATCGAGAGTTTACTAACTTGATTAGTTAACTCTTGTATTGATGCGTCTGTCCTCTGTTGATATTTTGCAGCATCAGTAGCAAGTCTTTCCACGATAGCTTCTAGAGATGTGCTCGGCTTGTGTTGTGGTGGTGGTTGCAGAGGTCTCGGTTGGTATGGTGGATTATATCGGGGATTAGCTCCATAATTCAGGTTGGGATGATCCTTCCACCCGGGATTGTAGGTGTTAAAGAAAGGATCATAATGTCTTTGCAGAGGTCTTGAAAAACCTCCGATAGTGTCAACATGTGCCGTTGAACTGTCGTTAAGGATTGGGCACAAATCCGTCGGGTGTTCAGACGTAGTACAAATTCCACATAGTGGGGTCAAACTCTTCTTTTCTGTAAGCAAAGATTGAACAACATTCGTAAGCTTATCCAATTTATCTTCTAAAGATAAAAGGTTTACCCCATTAACCCATCTTGTCGATTCCGAATTTGGCCGATATTGTTGAGAATTTGCCGCCATGGTGGATATTAGCTCTCTTGCCCTTTGAGGGGTCATATTGACAAGCGCTCCTCCGCTAGCAGCGTCGATCATCTTCATTTCCATAGGGAGCAAACCCTCGTAGAAATATTGAAGAAGTGATTGTTCGGTCAACCCATGTTGAGGACAACTTGCACATAGTTTTTTGTACCGCTCCCAGTAGTCGTAGAGCGATTCACTCTCCAATTGGCCAATTCCCACTATGTCCCTCCTAAGCTCTTTTGCTCGTGCTGGGAAGAACACGTCAAGAAATACACGAGATAAGTCATCCCACGTTGTGATAGAACCGGGAGGTAAGTAAAATAACCATTCTTTTACTGTATCaactaaagaaaaaggaaaagcccGAAGTTTGATCTCATCTTCAAGTACTCCCTGGGGTTTCATGCTTGAGCAGACCATGTGGAATTCTCTCAAGTGAGTGTGTGGATTTTCGTTCTTCAGGCCTCGAAAAATGGGCAAAAGGTGAATCAAGCCCGACTTCAATTCAAAAGGAGTTCCTCCGGCTGGATAGTTGATGCATAACGGTGTTTGCTCGTTAGGAGCAGCGGCTAGTTGACGAATGGTTCGATTTGCCATCCTTTCTGATTCACCGAGGTTGCCTTTTGTTTCAAAGAGTGGTTCGGTCTCAGGTTCAACCTCTTTGACTTGCTTCCCACGTCGAATTGCCTCTGCACGAATTACTTCGCTTAACTTTTCAATGTCAGATTCTAGGATCCCTTGTCCTAGCTCAATTCCTGCTTTACTTGCACGTTTAAGAGCTTCTGTCTCTTTTCGCCGTGCTCGCGCTGATTTCTCGATCTCTGGGTCGTATTCGAGATCTCCTGATGAAGATCTGGTCATGAAGATGATTTAAACAATTGTAAGTGTTgccagtccccggcaacggcgccaaaactgATGGCTGTCGATTCCACCAATATAAACCTACACCTAGTTTGCAAATTAAAGCAGTATAGGGAGTAGGGTCGATCCCAGAGATGGAATTACGCAAATTGTTTGTTTCTTGACAGATTAGTGTCAAGGCGGTTGTCGTGCCCATGACGTTTAggggaaataaaatatgaaaccagAAATAAACACAAGGAAAcgtaaaaagtaaaaagtaaaagatgaaataaaaataaaaagatgaaataaaaataaataacaaaataatttaaaggaaaaTCAATAAAACTTAGCTCAGCCTTAAGCACGGGTTTTCCCGTCTTTGACCCGTTCCTCGAAATTAGGTGAACTCCTCTTTTTcgataagctagttatagctaCCAAGGACGCCTCGAACACCAACCCTTCCTTGTGTAAATTAGTTATGGAACGTCCTATAACTAACCCTTACCGATCGAACAACCTACGAAACGTTCGTGATTTAGAACTCCGGTAGTTTTGCGTTCTAGAAGAGCCTAGCTCGAACCAATGCCCTCAAACGTTGGGACATTTAAATCCGGTTACTACTTCCCTTGACGGAACCAAACAGCAATCCCCACTTGGCACGCCAATGTGTTCACGGAAAACCAATTAGACAATCGATCCTTTCGGAATTCCAACTATACGTCTAGGCACACTAACTCAAACGACGTCTTTTTTGACTTAGTGTTGTCTAGACTTTGTGAGTTGACGGAGTCATACTCTTGATCCggagaaataataaatataaaaaattgggAGTTAAGCGGCTCGGGTTCGTAACTCACGGGTTTTTGACGAGGTCAACACCGGCT
This is a stretch of genomic DNA from Gossypium arboreum isolate Shixiya-1 chromosome 11, ASM2569848v2, whole genome shotgun sequence. It encodes these proteins:
- the LOC108472270 gene encoding uncharacterized protein LOC108472270, translating into MTRSSSGDLEYDPEIEKSARARRKETEALKRASKAGIELGQGILESDIEKLSEVIRAEAIRRGKQVKEVEPETEPLFETKGNLGESERMANRTIRQLAAAPNEQTPLCINYPAGGTPFELKSGLIHLLPIFRGLKNENPHTHLREFHMVCSSMKPQGVLEDEIKLRAFPFSLVDTVKEWLFYLPPGSITTWDDLSRVFLDVFFPARAKELRRDIVGIGQLESESLYDYWERYKKLCASCPQHGLTEQSLLQYFYEGLLPMEMKMIDAASGGALVNMTPQRARELISTMAANSQQYRPNSESTRWVNGVNLLSLEDKLDKLTNVVQSLLTEKKSLTPLCGICTTSEHPTDLCPILNDSSTAHVDTIGGFSRPLQRHYDPFFNTYNPGWKDHPNLNYGANPRYNPPYQPRPLQPPPQHKPSTSLEAIVERLATDAAKYQQRTDASIQELTNQVSKLSMAVNRLESQGKLPSQTELNPRQNVSAITLRSGKVLETVPAKNHGQEKEREKQISDPTARPESEV